A window from Culex pipiens pallens isolate TS chromosome 3, TS_CPP_V2, whole genome shotgun sequence encodes these proteins:
- the LOC120431041 gene encoding uncharacterized protein LOC120431041 — translation MNDPSKTIDFINRELIPGMVERGELTIEGVSNPSEVHLEQVETSPLASDGTFMLTLPFRTKVTLSSGGKGDQRKHREYRLVVKVTPPVPPEMYASCQFDTLFDNETIAYTDIIPTLGKAELYPKYFYSHRKPLEAVMVLSDFSTDGWRMAPMVVNLPLEYCLLAARELGRFHGECYGLKETKREQFESLVGKFKESRYSTATDPVWMEIMKIGPQRALKATRESIFGSRVPEEYLAKVGVLLQDTWAHQQLSVRPEEPLAVICHGDYLRNNMAFKFDDKEHPDKPTHVMMFDFQTLRYASPMIDFTAFIANSTGYDVREKHFEAIFRAYHDELVGTLGSIIGANPADLPQHYSYESFLKEFARYYSFGFQIASSFLPILHEPMEHVFANVEMGLEDSLADAWRRGGPRLDKELAAMVYEMYQLHQRFGMDPR, via the exons ATGAACGACCCCTCGAAAACCATCGACTTCATTAACCGGGAACTTATTCCGGGCATGGTCGAACGGGGTGAACTGACCATCGAAGGCGTATCCAACCCCTCAGAAGTTCACCTGGAACAGGTCGAAACGAGCCCGTTAGCGTCCGACGGGACGTTCATGTTAACCTTACCGTTTCGGACCAAGGTGACGCTGAGCAGCGGCGGCAAAGGCGATCAACGAAAGCACCGCGAGTACCGGCTCGTCGTTAAG GTCACACCACCCGTCCCACCGGAAATGTACGCTAGCTGTCAGTTTGACACCCTGTTTGACAACGAAACCATCGCGTACACCGACATCATTCCGACGTTGGGCAAGGCCGAACTTTACCCCAA ATACTTTTACTCGCACCGGAAACCACTGGAGGCAGTAATGGTTCTGAGTGATTTTTCCACCGACGGCTGGAGGATGGCACCGATGGTGGTGAATCTGCCGCTGGAGTACTGCTTGCTGGCAG CTCGCGAACTGGGCCGTTTCCACGGTGAGTGCTATGGCCTGAAGGAGACGAAACGCGAGCAGTTTGAAAGTTTGGTCGGCAAGTTTAAAGAGTCCCGGTACAGCACGGCCACCGATCCAGTCTGGATGGAGATAATGAAAATTGGTCCACAGCGCGCCCTGAAGGCCACTCGCGAAAGCATCTTCGGCAGTCGCGTCCCCGAGGAATATCTGGCCAAAGTGGGCGTTCTACTGCAGGATACGTGGGCCCATCAGCAGCTGTCCGTTCGGCCGGAGGAACCACTGGCCGTAATTTGCCACGGCGACTATCTGCGGAACAATATGGCGTTCAAATTCGACGACAAAGAG CATCCCGACAAACCCACCCACGTGATGATGTTCGATTTCCAGACACTTCGGTACGCTTCGCCGATGATCGATTTCACGGCGTTCATCGCCAACTCGACCGGCTACGATGTCCGCGAGAAGCACTTTGAAGCCATATTCCGGGCCTATCACGACGAGCTGGTGGGCACGCTTGGCAGCATTATCGGGGCCAATCCGGCAGACTTACCGCAGCATTACAG CTACGAGTCCTTCCTGAAGGAATTCGCCCGTTACTACTCGTTCGGCTTCCAGATAGCGAGCAGTTTTTTGCCCATCCTGCACGAACCCATGGAACACGTGTTTGCCAACGTGGAGATGGGCCTGGAGGACTCGCTGGCGGACGCGTGGCGCCGGGGAGGACCCCGTCTCGACAAAGAACTGGCCGCGATGGTTTACGAAATGTACCAGCTGCATCAACGGTTTGGCATGGATCCGCGCTAG
- the LOC120431043 gene encoding uncharacterized protein LOC120431043, with protein MGDACRKEEFLRRDLVAQIVGGNEDLIGLEVVDCSLRRSSTMDGFMATIYHLEVTIRKSSLDATTMVLNLLVKVMKGSESFRRESLGFILFPNEINVYKNVVPAFKKLITASGAAIPIESWCPRVFFSEQGRFPAYSDQLETILVMQNVQPLDFVSGPRLDLDEPHLLLMARQIAQFHACSYALRITNESKLRQLVGAIIPLNFVQDGKVFFESYDIVFRHTQERLFQYFEEHPELLADVKTRSNIELLRKTYGGNPSHLMQRCLQQDDVYSVILHGDFNRNNVLFKYGNDGSPEDVLMIDFQENRFGTPALDLSFFMYMNIATELRESCWSKVLKCYHDEMIRCLLEITKLPKDDVRLEPYSYENFLTHLAQYFVYGAIIAVKFLPAMMASEEEIAHVVHYFHNDVRNEGFRTVLKSCGGEAASRRVAEVMLHCSRMGYLQFLSN; from the exons atGGGTGACGCGTGTCGTAAAGAGGAGTTTCTGCGGCGCGATCTGGTGGCGCAGATAGTTGGCGGGAATGAAGATCTGATCGGGTTGGAGGTTGTGGACTGTTCGCTGCGGAGGTCATCCACCATGGACGGTTTTATGGCCACGATCTACCATCTGGAAGTAACGATTCGAAAGTCGAGCTTGGA TGCTACGACGATGGTTTTAAACCTGCTGGTCAAGGTGATGAAAGGAAGTGAGTCGTTTCGGCGCGAATCGCTGGGATTTATACTGTTTCCGAACGAGATCAACGTGTACAAGAATGTCGTTCCGGCGTTCAAGAAGCTCATCACCGCCAGTGGTGCTGCGATTCCGATCGAAAGCTGGTGTCCTCGGGTGTTCTTCTCCGAGCAAGGACGTTTCCCGGCGTACAGCGATCAGCTGGAAACGATACTGGTCATGCAGAACGTTCAACCCCTCGATTTTGTGTCCGGCCCTCGTCTCGATCTAGACGAGCCCCATTTGCTGTTGATGGCCCGACAGATCGCGCAGTTCCACGCGTGTAGCTACGCTTTGCGCATCACTAATGAATCAAAATTGCGTCAATTGGTTGGCGCGATAATACCGCTGAACTTTGTTCAGGACGGAAAGGTCTTCTTCGAAAGCTACGACATTGTCTTTCGGCACACCCAAGAACGACTCTTCCAATACTTCGAAGAACATCCAGAACTCCTCGCAGACGTCAAAACTCGCTCCAATATTGAGCTGCTTCGCAAGACCTATGGCGGGAACCCCTCCCACCTGATGCAGAGATGCCTCCAACAAGACGACGTCTACTCGGTGATTCTGCACGGAGATTTCAACCGGAACAACGTCCTCTTCAAGTACGGCAACGATGGTTCACCCGAAGACGTACTCATGATCGACTTCCAGGAGAATCGGTTCGGAACACCCGCACTGGATCTATCCTTCTTCATGTACATGAACATCGCAACGGAACTAAGAGAAAGCTGCTGGAGCAAAGTGTTGAAATGCTACCACGACGAGATGATTAGATGTCTGCTGGAGATCACCAAACTGCCAAAGGATGACGTCCGATTAGAGCCGTACAG CTACGAAAACTTTCTGACCCACCTGGCCCAGTACTTTGTCTACGGGGCCATAATCGCGGTCAAGTTCCTGCCGGCGATGATGGCCTCGGAGGAAGAAATCGCCCACGTGGTGCACTACTTCCACAACGATGTCCGGAACGAGGGCTTCCGTACGGTGCTCAAGAGCTGCGGCGGAGAAGCGGCCAGCCGACGAGTCGCGGAAGTGATGCTGCACTGCTCCCGGATGGGCTACTTGCAGTTCCTGTCGAATTGA